The following is a genomic window from Parabacteroides johnsonii DSM 18315.
TGCATCAAGACTTGCGACATCTCGCGAAGCCCCTATTGCATCGTGACTGCCTTGTATAACGCTTTCAAAGGAAATTTTGAGAACGGCTACGCTTTCGCAGGAAGTAATGCTTGGCGGACAACCCGCATCATGTCGGTAAAGGAAACGATCAGCGAGCTGATCAACGAGTGGAAACGTTCCGACCAACCGACTCTTTCCTCACGATAAACAAAAAGTTTCCTCGGCATGGAACAAGAGTTTCCCTATAATGAAACTCTCGTTTCCCGCCGAGGAAACTCTTGTGCCATGCCGAGGGAACGACTGTGCCACACCGATGGAACTTTTTGTGCAACCTTAGAAAAGATGCGAAAGCCTTTTACTTATCTTCTTTTTTCTTCATATTCGTCTCAATAACGAACGCGATAATCAACCCCAAACCGCCGAACAAAAGAACGGACGCGCCATAGGCTGCACCGATCAACCGCTCCTCTTCAAAATGGCGCAATTCAGACAATCCACCACCGACCACCATAATATTCAAGAAGAAACCGACCAGCACTCCCAAACCGATCCCCACCAACAGACAACCTGCCTTCAAGGAACTGAACGAGAAGCGCGTCCCTCCGTAAGACGGCAGACGCATCTTGCCCTCAAAAGCCGAAGCATCCAATTTCTCTCCAATCTTCTCGATAATCGCCAACCGTTCTTTCCGGCGCACGAACAATTCAAACAAACCGTAAATAGCTGCAAAAACAATCCCCGTCGTCAGTGGGACCATAATAAAATCCATCATAATCGTACTATTTTAAATGATTCATTAATTTCTTTGCTACTTTTGACGCACCTCTTTCCGAAAGGTTACAAGGAGGAAAGAAAAAAATATTTTTATTTTTGTTGATGCAAGTTGTAACCTATTCGCCCGGCTTGCGTCCATTATAATACGATGGAGTTGTATACCGACACATATTATATACAAAGGATACAAGCGGGAGATACGACATGCTTTGCCTGCCTTCTGGATAAATACAGCCGTCCTGTTCATTCGTTAATCTTAAAGGTGGTCAGAAACCGGGAAGATGCGGAAGAGCTGGCGCAGGATGTGTTTATGAAGGTATTCAAAAACCTCTCTTCGTTCAAAGGAGAATGCAGTTTCTCCACCTGGATCTACCGGATCGCCTACAACACAGCTATCTCGGAGACCAGGAAAAAGAAACACGAGTTTCTGGCGATCGAGGAATCGGTTATTAACAACGTATCGGAACAAGAAGTGGCCGAGGCGCTTGGCAGGACAGACAGCTCCGACCAAATACAGATGCTCGATGCAGCCCTCGCCCAATTACCACCCGATGAACGGGCGATCATTTTGCTCTTTTACATGAAAGAAAAGACGATCGACGAAGTGGCAACGATCACCGGATTGACTGCTTCTAACATAAAAGT
Proteins encoded in this region:
- a CDS encoding RNA polymerase sigma factor translates to MELYTDTYYIQRIQAGDTTCFACLLDKYSRPVHSLILKVVRNREDAEELAQDVFMKVFKNLSSFKGECSFSTWIYRIAYNTAISETRKKKHEFLAIEESVINNVSEQEVAEALGRTDSSDQIQMLDAALAQLPPDERAIILLFYMKEKTIDEVATITGLTASNIKVKLHRIRKKLFVVLKGMEEQ
- a CDS encoding DUF6249 domain-containing protein; translated protein: MMDFIMVPLTTGIVFAAIYGLFELFVRRKERLAIIEKIGEKLDASAFEGKMRLPSYGGTRFSFSSLKAGCLLVGIGLGVLVGFFLNIMVVGGGLSELRHFEEERLIGAAYGASVLLFGGLGLIIAFVIETNMKKKEDK